A region of Massilia sp. WG5 DNA encodes the following proteins:
- a CDS encoding LacI family DNA-binding transcriptional regulator, whose product MSHATLRDIAETTGLSIGTVSRALKNQAGMTEATRNKVREAALHLGYDFSQLKKGRIRRIAFLLHSQHNTLASSPFFSPVLHGAEEACRREGVALSFIAVDPAEPVLAQIRVHQPDAIICAGFFEPEVLAALQQVGKPIVLVDIHRRGFTSVNPDNMRGGYLATQHLLRCGRKRIAMLSGSLAHYSIQQRNRGFRQALFDARVHADPDLEVIVPTMGEGEEAVVEAMRSLLSLPKRADAVFCYNDSTALAAMKYCLNEGMKIPHDIAIVGFDDIAAAAAAIPPLSTIRVDKEALGRAGVELLLHKPEENAPQITVPVQLIVRESSCDD is encoded by the coding sequence GTGAGCCACGCTACCCTGCGCGACATTGCGGAGACCACCGGCCTGTCGATCGGCACCGTGTCGCGCGCCCTCAAGAACCAGGCCGGCATGACCGAGGCGACGCGCAACAAGGTGCGCGAAGCGGCATTGCATCTGGGCTACGACTTCTCGCAGCTCAAGAAGGGCCGCATCCGCCGCATCGCCTTCCTGCTGCACAGCCAGCACAACACGCTGGCCTCCAGCCCCTTCTTCTCGCCGGTGCTGCATGGCGCGGAAGAGGCCTGCCGGCGCGAAGGCGTCGCCCTGTCCTTCATCGCGGTCGATCCGGCCGAGCCGGTGCTGGCGCAGATACGCGTGCACCAGCCCGACGCCATCATCTGCGCCGGCTTCTTCGAGCCGGAGGTGCTGGCGGCGCTGCAGCAGGTCGGCAAGCCGATCGTGCTGGTGGACATCCACCGGCGCGGCTTCACCTCGGTCAACCCCGACAACATGCGCGGCGGCTACCTGGCCACCCAGCACCTGCTGCGCTGCGGCCGCAAGCGCATCGCCATGCTGTCCGGCTCGCTGGCCCACTACAGCATCCAGCAGCGCAACCGCGGCTTCCGCCAGGCCTTGTTCGACGCCAGGGTGCACGCCGATCCGGACCTCGAAGTCATCGTGCCGACCATGGGCGAGGGCGAGGAGGCCGTGGTGGAAGCCATGCGCAGCCTGCTCAGCCTGCCGAAACGGGCCGATGCGGTCTTTTGCTACAACGACAGCACCGCGCTGGCCGCCATGAAGTATTGCCTGAACGAGGGGATGAAGATCCCCCACGACATCGCGATCGTCGGTTTCGACGACATCGCCGCGGCGGCCGCCGCCATCCCCCCGCTCAGCACGATCCGTGTGGACAAGGAAGCGCTGGGGCGGGCCGGGGTCGAATTATTGCTCCACAAGCCAGAAGAAAACGCCCCCCAGATAACCGTGCCAGTCCAGCTGATCGTGCGCGAGAGCAGCTGCGACGACTAA
- a CDS encoding GH92 family glycosyl hydrolase translates to MTSRTRITLFLLAAFALPLAADCAPQGAAPATPVNTFIGTQDEGNTFPGASAPFGMIQVGPITDHYAGYRYSDKRIRGFGHSFLSGAGCWEQGGQLSVLPVTGTIGPGGEFDTRKADSFNHKTYAAEYSHEGEVGQAGYYKVQLTSYGGITAETTALTRAAAERYTFAPGANTGHVLLNVGQANERHSVVGSELRVLDEHSVEGKIVTNSFCGGAKYTTWFRITFDQPIAAHGIWDERGGFPGASGPTQQGDSRPHGAWLSFDLKNGRAVTAVSAISHVDAAGARANLQAEGMAGGKPLGFDAMRAKAQAAWQRELGSVRIDGGSNDDRTVFYTALYHALLQPLTGNDADGRYRGYDDAIHTARDWTYYEFFSLWDTYRAQNQLLALLRPQRARDIANSVLKIREQGGWLPRWGYANFETNVMTGDPVTPFLVDLWRFGALKGREQEAYAALRQNAFGVPPFNIRPQGRSGNPSYLRQGFVQYDRTFMAKGMDTDPHHGASATLEYALADSALAKMAWALGQEDDALTLSQRALNWKKVWDAGVQDAPTGLHGFPRPRLLDGAWFKDVGGTYDPRSESGFHEGTAWQYQWLVRQDIPGLAAAMGGPDEALRRLDLFFDYDALQADPQAVRKSWVVGPYSYYSQFRYNPNNEPDLHAPWVYTLMGQPWKTTTVLRAAETLFGNGPSGVTGNDDLGTMSAWYIFSALGMYPDTPGSGRFLLHAPRFARAEIDLTNGRTLRIEAPEAKVGERRYVQSVNWAGKPAPRVWLDWEQLQAGGKLEYRLAPQPDKNGWGTQARDLPAALQ, encoded by the coding sequence GTGACGAGCCGCACCCGCATCACCCTGTTCCTGCTGGCGGCGTTTGCGCTGCCGCTGGCTGCCGACTGTGCCCCCCAGGGCGCGGCGCCTGCCACGCCGGTCAACACCTTCATCGGCACCCAGGACGAGGGCAATACCTTCCCCGGCGCCTCGGCCCCGTTCGGCATGATCCAGGTCGGCCCGATCACCGACCATTACGCCGGCTACCGCTACAGCGACAAGCGCATCCGCGGCTTCGGCCACTCCTTCCTGTCCGGCGCCGGCTGCTGGGAGCAGGGCGGGCAGCTGTCGGTACTGCCGGTGACCGGCACCATCGGCCCCGGCGGCGAGTTCGACACCAGGAAGGCGGACAGCTTCAACCACAAGACCTACGCCGCCGAATACAGCCACGAGGGCGAGGTCGGCCAGGCCGGCTACTACAAGGTCCAGCTCACCAGCTATGGCGGCATCACCGCCGAGACCACCGCGCTGACCCGCGCCGCGGCCGAGCGCTACACCTTCGCCCCCGGCGCGAATACCGGCCACGTGCTGCTGAATGTCGGCCAGGCCAACGAGCGCCATTCGGTGGTCGGCAGCGAACTGCGGGTGCTGGACGAGCACAGCGTCGAAGGCAAGATCGTCACCAACAGCTTCTGCGGCGGCGCCAAGTACACCACCTGGTTCCGCATCACCTTCGACCAGCCCATCGCCGCGCACGGCATCTGGGACGAACGCGGCGGCTTCCCGGGCGCCAGCGGCCCGACCCAGCAGGGCGACAGCCGCCCGCACGGCGCCTGGCTGAGCTTCGACCTGAAGAACGGGCGCGCGGTCACGGCGGTCAGCGCCATCTCCCACGTCGACGCCGCGGGGGCGCGCGCCAACCTGCAGGCCGAGGGCATGGCCGGCGGCAAGCCGTTGGGCTTCGACGCGATGCGCGCCAAGGCGCAGGCGGCGTGGCAGCGCGAACTGGGCAGCGTGCGCATCGACGGCGGCAGCAACGACGACCGCACCGTGTTCTATACCGCGCTCTACCACGCGCTGCTGCAGCCGCTGACCGGCAACGACGCCGACGGCCGCTACCGCGGCTACGACGACGCCATCCACACCGCCAGGGACTGGACCTATTACGAGTTCTTCTCGCTGTGGGACACCTACCGCGCGCAGAACCAGCTGCTGGCCCTGCTGCGCCCGCAGCGCGCGCGCGACATCGCCAATTCGGTGCTGAAGATCCGCGAGCAGGGCGGCTGGCTGCCGCGCTGGGGCTACGCCAACTTCGAGACCAATGTGATGACCGGCGACCCGGTCACGCCTTTCCTGGTCGACCTGTGGCGCTTCGGCGCGCTCAAGGGCCGCGAGCAGGAAGCCTATGCGGCGCTGCGCCAGAATGCGTTCGGCGTACCCCCGTTCAATATCCGCCCGCAGGGTCGCTCGGGTAACCCCAGTTACCTGCGCCAGGGCTTCGTGCAGTACGACCGCACCTTCATGGCCAAGGGCATGGATACCGATCCGCACCACGGCGCCTCGGCGACCCTGGAATATGCGCTGGCCGACAGCGCGCTGGCGAAGATGGCCTGGGCCCTCGGCCAGGAAGACGACGCGCTGACGCTGTCGCAGCGCGCCCTCAACTGGAAGAAGGTCTGGGATGCGGGCGTGCAGGACGCCCCGACCGGGCTGCACGGCTTCCCGCGTCCGCGCCTGCTCGACGGTGCCTGGTTCAAGGACGTCGGCGGCACCTACGATCCGCGCAGCGAGAGCGGCTTCCACGAGGGCACGGCCTGGCAATACCAGTGGCTGGTGCGCCAGGACATCCCGGGCCTGGCCGCGGCGATGGGCGGTCCGGACGAGGCGCTGCGCCGCCTGGACCTGTTCTTCGACTACGACGCCCTGCAGGCCGATCCGCAGGCGGTGCGCAAGTCCTGGGTGGTCGGACCGTACAGCTACTACAGCCAGTTCCGCTACAACCCGAACAACGAGCCCGACCTGCATGCGCCCTGGGTCTACACCCTGATGGGCCAGCCCTGGAAGACCACCACCGTGCTGCGCGCCGCCGAGACCCTGTTCGGCAACGGCCCCAGCGGCGTGACCGGCAACGACGACCTCGGCACCATGTCGGCCTGGTACATCTTCAGCGCGCTGGGCATGTACCCGGACACGCCGGGCAGCGGCCGCTTCCTGCTGCATGCGCCGCGTTTCGCCCGCGCCGAGATCGACCTGACGAACGGCCGTACCTTGCGCATCGAGGCGCCCGAGGCGAAGGTCGGCGAGCGCCGCTACGTGCAGTCCGTGAACTGGGCCGGCAAGCCGGCGCCGCGCGTGTGGCTGGACTGGGAGCAGCTGCAGGCCGGCGGCAAGCTGGAGTACCGCCTGGCGCCGCAGCCGGACAAGAACGGGTGGGGCACGCAGGCGCGTGACCTGCCGGCCGCACTACAATAA
- a CDS encoding glycoside hydrolase family 2 protein: protein MDRSLLESPGGMRARRFLGLCLVLAAAGAASAMAATPDGFAIDKGWRFRLVPGNAQAASHPEAAPWHTAAVPGTVHTDLFANRVIPDPYVGAPEAGLQWIGLADWEYRTRFDAPRGALSAARSDLVLDGLDTFAEVWLNGVKLLDADNAFRTWRLPVQGRLRARGNDLRIVLHSPIAKLLPQVEAMPHKLLGNYPSPYGDEPKDAMTANFARKPGYHYGWDWGPRYVTAGIWKPVVLQSWDAVRIDDLQLRQDHVDAARADIAAIASLDAVRDGAAELRLWQTTPGGRRSLAARQRVALHAGANRIDLPVHVDRPQRWYPNGYGAQPLYRYELEVRAEHGKGAGKAAIARAGARTGLRSIELRRDPDDRGRSFYFAVNGIPVFAKGANTIPFDMFQPRVSKARLRRVLQSAADANMNFLRSWGGGYYESEDFFDLADELGLLVWQDFMFGGGMPPAYDEAFRANVVAEARDNVRRLRNHPSLALWCGNNEEEIAWKYWGAGKEMKAAAPSLADKVWKGYVQLFGADLRKVVAEEGGGIAYWASSPGDDLAEVANTPASGDMHYWEVWGNPAYPPSKYLEITPRFMSEYGLQAWPVQATIDAFARRAEQGIAAPVIEAHQKFLAGKGNERLMKYVDYEFGATQDFAGFVYLSQAAQAEGIELAALHHRASRPFTMGSLYWQLNDVWPGASWSSVDWFGRWKALHFHARRFYAPVALAALRDAGGKTTVSLLNDRTRPLRGELRLRLMSLDGQVLRDERRPVELAPLSSTRAGDYLDADLLGGADPARTVAVFELRAEGEPASRGVVYFRAAKEMAWPDPGLQAQLRRDDAGYALELHAARFARAVWIDVDGADADAGLSDNALTLLPNESVSLRLSSKAGLEALRGALRLRSLADMPSFTKTR, encoded by the coding sequence GTGGATCGATCGCTACTGGAAAGCCCCGGCGGCATGAGGGCGCGGCGCTTCCTGGGACTGTGCCTGGTCCTGGCCGCGGCGGGCGCGGCATCGGCCATGGCGGCCACGCCGGACGGCTTCGCGATCGACAAGGGTTGGCGCTTCCGCCTGGTTCCCGGCAACGCACAGGCGGCGTCCCATCCCGAAGCCGCGCCCTGGCACACGGCGGCGGTGCCCGGCACGGTGCATACCGACCTGTTCGCGAACAGGGTGATTCCCGACCCGTATGTGGGCGCGCCCGAAGCCGGCCTGCAATGGATCGGCCTGGCCGACTGGGAATACCGCACGCGCTTCGACGCGCCGCGCGGCGCACTGTCGGCCGCGCGCAGCGACCTGGTGCTCGACGGCCTCGACACCTTCGCCGAGGTCTGGCTGAACGGCGTCAAGCTGCTCGATGCCGACAACGCCTTCCGCACCTGGCGCCTGCCGGTGCAGGGCCGGCTGCGTGCCCGGGGCAACGACCTGCGCATCGTGCTGCATTCGCCGATCGCGAAGCTGCTGCCGCAGGTCGAGGCAATGCCGCACAAGCTGCTCGGCAACTATCCCTCTCCCTACGGCGACGAGCCGAAGGACGCGATGACCGCGAATTTCGCGCGCAAGCCCGGCTACCACTACGGCTGGGACTGGGGCCCGCGCTACGTCACCGCCGGCATCTGGAAACCGGTCGTGCTGCAGAGTTGGGATGCGGTGCGCATCGATGACCTGCAACTGCGCCAGGACCACGTCGACGCCGCGCGCGCCGACATCGCCGCCATCGCCTCGCTCGACGCGGTGCGCGACGGCGCGGCCGAGCTGCGCCTGTGGCAGACGACCCCGGGTGGCCGGCGCTCGCTGGCGGCGCGGCAGCGCGTCGCACTGCACGCCGGCGCGAACCGCATCGACCTCCCCGTGCACGTCGACCGGCCGCAGCGCTGGTACCCGAACGGCTACGGGGCGCAGCCGCTGTACCGCTACGAGCTGGAAGTCCGGGCCGAGCATGGCAAGGGCGCAGGCAAGGCCGCGATTGCCAGGGCCGGCGCACGCACCGGCCTGCGCAGCATCGAATTGCGCCGCGATCCCGACGACAGGGGCCGCAGCTTCTACTTCGCCGTCAACGGCATCCCGGTCTTCGCCAAGGGCGCCAACACCATCCCCTTCGACATGTTCCAGCCGCGCGTGAGCAAGGCCCGGCTGCGCCGCGTGCTGCAATCGGCCGCCGATGCGAACATGAATTTCCTGCGCAGCTGGGGCGGCGGGTATTACGAGAGCGAGGATTTCTTCGACCTGGCCGACGAACTGGGCTTGCTGGTCTGGCAGGACTTCATGTTCGGCGGCGGCATGCCGCCGGCCTACGACGAAGCCTTCCGCGCCAATGTGGTGGCGGAAGCCCGCGACAACGTGCGCCGCCTGCGCAATCACCCTAGCCTGGCCCTGTGGTGCGGCAACAATGAGGAAGAGATCGCCTGGAAATACTGGGGTGCGGGCAAGGAAATGAAGGCCGCCGCCCCAAGCCTCGCCGACAAGGTGTGGAAGGGCTATGTGCAGCTGTTCGGCGCCGACCTGCGCAAGGTGGTCGCGGAGGAGGGCGGCGGCATCGCCTACTGGGCCAGTTCGCCCGGCGACGACCTGGCCGAGGTGGCGAACACCCCGGCCAGCGGCGACATGCATTACTGGGAGGTGTGGGGCAACCCGGCTTACCCGCCAAGCAAATACCTGGAGATCACGCCGCGCTTCATGTCGGAGTACGGCCTGCAGGCCTGGCCGGTGCAGGCCACGATCGACGCCTTCGCCAGGCGCGCGGAGCAGGGCATCGCCGCGCCGGTGATCGAGGCCCATCAAAAATTCCTTGCTGGCAAGGGTAACGAGCGGCTGATGAAGTACGTCGACTACGAATTCGGCGCCACGCAGGATTTCGCCGGCTTCGTCTACCTGAGCCAGGCCGCGCAGGCCGAGGGCATCGAACTGGCCGCGCTGCACCACCGCGCCAGCCGTCCGTTCACCATGGGTTCGCTGTACTGGCAGCTCAACGACGTGTGGCCGGGCGCGTCCTGGTCGAGCGTGGACTGGTTCGGGCGCTGGAAGGCGCTGCACTTCCATGCGCGCCGCTTCTATGCGCCGGTTGCGCTTGCCGCGCTGCGCGACGCCGGGGGCAAGACGACCGTCAGCCTGCTGAACGACCGCACCCGGCCGCTGCGGGGCGAGCTGCGCCTGCGCCTGATGAGCCTCGACGGCCAGGTATTGCGCGACGAGCGCAGGCCGGTCGAGCTGGCGCCGCTGTCGTCGACGAGGGCGGGCGATTACCTGGACGCGGATTTGCTCGGCGGCGCCGACCCGGCGCGCACCGTCGCGGTGTTCGAGCTGCGGGCCGAGGGCGAGCCGGCGTCGCGCGGGGTCGTGTATTTCCGCGCGGCCAAGGAGATGGCCTGGCCCGACCCTGGCCTGCAGGCGCAGTTGCGCCGCGATGACGCCGGCTACGCGCTCGAGCTGCACGCGGCGCGCTTCGCCCGCGCCGTCTGGATCGATGTGGACGGCGCCGATGCCGATGCCGGGCTGTCCGACAATGCCCTGACCCTGTTGCCGAACGAAAGCGTCTCCCTGCGCCTGTCGTCGAAAGCGGGGCTCGAAGCGCTGCGCGGCGCGCTGCGCCTGCGTTCCCTGGCCGACATGCCATCGTTTACTAAAACGCGCTAA
- a CDS encoding tryptophan halogenase family protein translates to MESHKRINRITIVGGGSAGWMAAAALATYLGKGATIRLIESEEIGIVGVGEASVPHIRMFNGQWLGIDEAEFVKRTQATVKLGIQFNDWGRIGDSYIHGFGAIGRSLGPLPFHQFWLKLHLAGRAGPIGDYSPQTVMAPQGKFAPGDRNAAPNSPLADIAYAYHFDATLYARFLRELAEQRGVQRIEGKVVGVQQRAGDGFIESVTLESGRLVDGELFIDCSGFRGLLIEQTLDTGYEDWSHWLPCDRALAVPCESVAPITPYTRSTARAAGWQWRIPLQHRTGNGYVYSSKHLSDDEATATLLANLDGKPLGEPRPLRFTTGMRKKLWNKNVVALGLASGFLEPLESTSIYSAQSGITRLLSLFPTRDFNPLLAERYNRDSVFEFERIRDFLILHYHATERKDTPFWDYCRTMAIPDSLREAMDLFRADGRYFRNGEDFFALPSWVQVMLGQRIVPQGYHPMVDEMPEDRLLDHVDSMRALLAHAVAAMPTHQEWIDRYWKAPAA, encoded by the coding sequence ATGGAGTCGCACAAGCGCATCAACCGCATCACCATCGTCGGCGGCGGCAGCGCCGGCTGGATGGCCGCCGCCGCCCTGGCCACCTACCTGGGCAAGGGCGCCACGATCCGCCTGATCGAGTCCGAGGAAATCGGCATCGTCGGCGTGGGCGAGGCCAGCGTGCCGCACATCCGGATGTTCAACGGGCAGTGGCTGGGCATCGACGAAGCCGAATTCGTCAAGCGGACCCAGGCCACGGTCAAGCTCGGCATCCAGTTCAATGACTGGGGCCGCATCGGCGACAGCTACATCCACGGCTTCGGCGCCATCGGCCGTTCGCTGGGGCCGCTACCCTTCCACCAGTTCTGGCTCAAGCTGCACCTGGCCGGGCGCGCGGGGCCGATCGGCGACTATTCGCCGCAGACCGTGATGGCGCCGCAGGGCAAGTTCGCGCCCGGCGACCGCAACGCCGCGCCGAACTCGCCGCTGGCCGACATCGCCTACGCCTACCACTTCGACGCCACCCTGTACGCGCGCTTCCTGCGCGAACTGGCGGAACAGCGCGGCGTGCAGCGCATCGAGGGCAAGGTCGTCGGGGTGCAGCAGCGCGCCGGCGACGGCTTCATCGAGTCGGTGACGCTGGAAAGCGGCCGCCTCGTCGATGGCGAACTGTTCATCGACTGCTCGGGTTTCCGCGGCCTGCTGATCGAGCAGACCCTCGATACCGGCTACGAGGACTGGTCGCACTGGCTGCCCTGCGACCGCGCGCTGGCCGTGCCCTGCGAAAGCGTCGCTCCGATCACGCCTTATACGCGCTCGACCGCGCGCGCGGCCGGCTGGCAGTGGCGGATCCCGCTGCAGCACCGCACCGGCAACGGCTACGTCTATTCGAGCAAACACCTCAGCGACGACGAAGCCACCGCGACCCTGCTGGCGAACCTGGACGGCAAGCCGCTGGGCGAGCCGCGTCCCTTGCGCTTCACCACCGGCATGCGCAAGAAGCTGTGGAACAAGAACGTGGTGGCGCTGGGATTGGCCAGCGGCTTCCTGGAGCCGCTCGAGTCGACCAGCATCTACTCGGCCCAGTCGGGCATCACGCGCCTGCTGAGCTTATTCCCCACGCGCGACTTCAATCCGCTGCTGGCCGAACGCTACAACCGCGATTCCGTGTTCGAATTCGAACGGATCCGCGATTTCCTGATTCTCCACTACCACGCGACCGAACGGAAGGACACGCCGTTCTGGGACTATTGCCGCACAATGGCTATCCCGGACAGCCTGCGCGAGGCGATGGACCTGTTCCGCGCCGATGGCCGCTACTTCCGCAACGGCGAGGATTTCTTCGCGCTGCCGAGCTGGGTCCAGGTGATGCTGGGCCAGCGCATCGTGCCGCAAGGCTACCACCCGATGGTGGACGAGATGCCCGAAGACCGGCTGCTCGACCATGTCGACAGCATGCGCGCGCTGCTGGCGCATGCCGTTGCCGCGATGCCGACCCACCAGGAGTGGATCGATCGCTACTGGAAAGCCCCGGCGGCATGA
- a CDS encoding carbohydrate kinase, producing MNDVTTNTTPLMLCAGEALTDMIDQGGERWVSRVGGSVWNVARALAVLGEPTAFAGAISRDRFGDALWAASEEVGLDLRLLQRVERSPLLAVVEKCEPPRYFFIGDDSADLHFDPAQLPAGWADSLRWAHFGGISLAREPLAATLVALAAQLKEKGVAISYDPNYRKLMDERYTPTLERMAGLADVIKVSDDDLRGLFPKLELDQALQRVRAFNPAAYCLLTRGGEGASLYHGAQRCDARAPRVEVVDTVGAGDASVAGLLHSLARHPGRPLLSHLHAALAAGSAACLQAGATPPPPAAMHRLFELLQGETS from the coding sequence ATGAATGATGTGACGACCAATACGACGCCGCTGATGCTGTGCGCCGGCGAGGCCCTGACCGACATGATCGACCAGGGCGGCGAGCGGTGGGTGAGCCGCGTCGGCGGTTCGGTGTGGAACGTGGCGCGCGCGCTGGCGGTGCTGGGCGAGCCGACCGCCTTCGCCGGCGCCATCAGCCGCGACCGTTTCGGCGATGCGCTGTGGGCGGCCAGCGAGGAAGTCGGCCTGGACCTGCGCCTGCTGCAGCGCGTCGAGCGCTCGCCGCTGCTGGCGGTGGTCGAGAAATGCGAGCCGCCGCGCTACTTCTTCATCGGCGACGACAGCGCCGACCTGCACTTCGATCCGGCGCAGCTGCCCGCCGGCTGGGCGGATTCGCTGCGCTGGGCCCACTTCGGCGGCATCAGCCTGGCGCGCGAGCCGCTGGCCGCGACCCTGGTCGCGCTGGCCGCGCAGCTCAAGGAAAAAGGCGTGGCGATCAGCTACGACCCGAATTACCGCAAGCTGATGGACGAGCGCTACACGCCGACGCTGGAACGCATGGCGGGCCTGGCCGACGTGATCAAGGTCTCCGACGACGATTTGCGCGGCCTGTTCCCGAAGCTCGAACTCGACCAGGCGCTGCAGCGCGTGCGCGCCTTCAACCCGGCGGCGTACTGCCTGCTGACCCGCGGCGGCGAGGGCGCCAGCCTGTACCACGGCGCGCAGCGCTGCGACGCCCGCGCGCCCAGGGTCGAGGTGGTGGACACGGTCGGCGCCGGCGACGCCAGCGTAGCGGGCCTCCTGCACAGCCTGGCGCGCCACCCGGGCCGGCCCTTGCTGTCCCACCTGCACGCCGCGCTGGCGGCCGGTTCCGCCGCCTGCCTGCAGGCCGGCGCGACCCCGCCGCCGCCGGCGGCCATGCACCGATTGTTCGAACTGCTCCAAGGAGAGACCTCGTGA
- a CDS encoding AGE family epimerase/isomerase — protein MSTFPNFRSPAVLLEHAQHTMRFYHPRAIDPAGGLYQYFKDDGAIYDAQHRHLVSSTRFVFTYAMAYRHFKDPAYLDGAKHALRFLREAHRAPDGDGYAWMLNGRAVEDGTQHAYGEAFVLLAYAHATMAGIDEARAWIGETFELMEKRFWDEQAGLYADEASQDWDVLSSYRGQNANMHSVEALLAAHQATGEIRYLERAYTVASNITRRQAERCGGLIWEHYDEQWQPDWRFNFDDPENLFRPWGYQPGHFTEWAKLLLQLEARAVGVLEQDLGWLLPTAEKLFGVALDKGWDAQHGGVCYSLAPDLSVCDAHKYFWVQAESAAAAAMLAQRTGNASYWDWYQRLWEYSWTHFVDHRYGAWYRILDRENRKLSDEKSPAGKVDYHTMGACYDIVAVLGKAGNE, from the coding sequence ATGTCCACTTTCCCGAACTTCCGCAGCCCGGCCGTCCTGCTCGAGCATGCGCAGCACACCATGCGCTTCTATCACCCGCGTGCGATCGACCCTGCCGGCGGCCTGTACCAGTACTTCAAGGACGACGGCGCCATCTACGACGCCCAGCACCGGCACCTGGTCAGCAGCACGCGCTTCGTGTTTACCTATGCGATGGCGTACCGGCATTTCAAGGATCCGGCCTACCTGGATGGGGCGAAGCACGCGCTGCGCTTCCTGCGCGAGGCGCACCGGGCGCCGGATGGCGACGGCTACGCCTGGATGCTGAACGGCCGCGCGGTCGAGGACGGCACCCAGCACGCCTACGGCGAAGCCTTCGTGCTGCTGGCCTATGCGCACGCCACGATGGCGGGGATCGACGAAGCGCGCGCCTGGATCGGCGAAACCTTCGAACTGATGGAAAAGCGCTTCTGGGACGAACAGGCCGGCCTGTATGCCGACGAGGCCAGCCAGGACTGGGACGTGCTCTCCAGCTACCGCGGCCAGAACGCGAACATGCACTCGGTCGAGGCGCTGCTGGCCGCGCACCAGGCCACCGGCGAGATCCGTTACCTGGAACGCGCCTACACGGTGGCCTCCAACATCACCCGGCGCCAGGCCGAGCGCTGCGGCGGCCTGATCTGGGAGCACTACGACGAGCAATGGCAGCCCGACTGGCGCTTCAACTTCGACGACCCGGAAAACCTGTTCCGCCCCTGGGGCTACCAGCCCGGCCATTTCACGGAGTGGGCCAAGCTGCTGCTGCAGCTGGAGGCGCGCGCCGTAGGCGTCCTGGAACAGGACCTGGGCTGGCTGCTGCCGACCGCCGAGAAGCTGTTCGGCGTTGCGCTGGACAAGGGCTGGGATGCGCAGCATGGCGGCGTCTGCTACTCGCTGGCCCCGGACCTGAGCGTGTGCGACGCGCACAAGTATTTCTGGGTGCAGGCCGAGAGCGCTGCCGCCGCCGCCATGCTGGCGCAGCGCACCGGCAATGCGAGCTACTGGGACTGGTACCAGCGCCTGTGGGAATACAGCTGGACCCATTTCGTCGATCACCGCTACGGCGCCTGGTACCGCATCCTCGACCGCGAAAACCGCAAGCTGAGCGACGAGAAGAGCCCGGCCGGCAAGGTGGATTACCACACCATGGGCGCCTGCTACGACATCGTGGCCGTGCTCGGAAAGGCCGGCAATGAATGA